The Eleutherodactylus coqui strain aEleCoq1 chromosome 6, aEleCoq1.hap1, whole genome shotgun sequence genome window below encodes:
- the TMEM79 gene encoding transmembrane protein 79: protein MSENQNEILKPDSSKEKNFDPVDFSTLQKSPEEKKKVRNVGFYELDVLKTQSKSEVPEATDNLKTEVTEDEDIKDPEDDGDVDNKQDSQSQETKDPPPSYFDQTLPSSPKCRRRPGNPTCLCKECVENYMNLCENAKEAPLVDDEKEENDTPSVNSSPSHSIIRSRSSSETSKRTNFSEEEDFVGTRYEDAQVTLPYPDKNRPPECIARLSNTGLYDPTEDPTGKAGEQDNISQVVINTAFFVEHPPLEQQKKSIQIDQCDKVDVEKGDPESEPLMRITRRSTEKEIVPPGCCHCHRACLKIVGSFIISMVIFPAFLYGAYAWLPFDAPLIPDVPTRLVYTLRCSAFASLPIVLGVIVHGISRLCANSYDPFKPREREVTIHRRFVKQSTFLFVLFFFNLSVLATYLPQGQLKFIPLLTCLFALSQLLYWLSFAVGRSFRSFGYGLTFLPLLSMMICNLYFMFIVEPEKMVFLGNRVVPQH, encoded by the exons ATGTCTGAAAATCAGAATGAAATCCTGAAACCAGACTCTTCAAAGGAGAAAAACTTTGATCCTGTAGACTTTAGTACTTTGCAGAAGTctccagaagagaagaaaaaggtCAGAAATGTTGGCTTCTATGAACTGGATGTTCTGAAAACCCAAAGCAAGTCAGAAGTCCCAGAAGCCACCGACAACTTAAAGACTGAAGTTACAGAAGATGAGGACATAAAAGATCCAGAAGACGATGGTGATGTGGACAACAAGCAGGACAGTCAGTCTCAAGAAACCAAAGACCCACCTCCCAGCTACTTTGATCAGACTCTACCCTCATCTCCAAAATGCCGTAGAAGACCGGGCAACCCAACTTGTCTATGCAAAGAATGTGTAGAGAACTACATGAATCTGTGTGAGAATGCTAAAGAAGCGCCCCTTGTGGATGACGAGAAGGAAGAGAATGACACCCCAAGTGTTAACAGTTCACCCTCACACTCTATCATCAGGAGTCGAAGCAGCTCAGAGACTTCAAAACGTACAAACTTCTCTGAAGAAGAAGACTTTGTGGGCACCAGATATGAAGATGCCCAGGTGACGCTACCTTACCCCGATAAGAACCGTCCCCCAGAGTGTATTGCTAGGTTGAGCAATACAGGCTTGTACGACCCCACTGAAGACCCCACGGGGAAGGCTGGAGAGCAGGATAATATATCACAGGTGGTCATTAACACAGCTTTCTTTGTTGAACACCCCCCTCTGGAGCAGCAGAAGAAAAGTATCCAGATAGATCAATGTGATAAGGTGGACGTCGAAAAAGGAGATCCTGAGAGCGAGCCTCTAATGCGTATCACCCGTAGATCAACGGAAAAAGAGATTGTACCTCCAGGGTGCTGTCATTGTCACAGGGCCTGCCTAAAAATTGTGGGCTCTTTCATCATCTCTATGgttatttttccagccttcctTTATGGAGCTTACGCATGGCTGCCCTTTGATGCCCCCCTCATACCTGATGTACCAACCAGACTGGTTTACACTTTACGGTGTTCGGCTTTTGCCTCATTGCCGATTGTTCTGG GTGTTATCGTTCACGGGATCTCGCGTCTCTGCGCCAATTCCTATGATCCATTTAAACCTCGGGAGCGAGAAGTGACGATCCACAGGCGGTTCGTGAAGCAGAGCACCTTCCTCTTCGTCTTGTTCTTCTTCAACCTCTCAGTGCTGGCCACTTATCTGCCCCAGGGGCAGCTGAAGTttatcccgctcctcacctgtctCTTCGCCTTGTCCCA GCTGCTGTACTGGCTGTCCTTCGCCGTTGGGCGATCATTCCGCAGTTTTGGCTATGGCCTCACTTTCCTGCCTTTGCTCAGCATGATGATATGCAACCTCTACTTCATGTTTATCGTCGAGCCGGAGAAAATGGTCTTTCTGGGAAACAGAGTCGTCCCCCAGCACTGA
- the LOC136571834 gene encoding loricrin-like: MVPRTGGGGVTAPHTGGGGVMVLHTGGGGVTVLHTQGGGVTALHTVGGGVMVLHTVGGGVMVPRTGGGGVMAPHTGGGGVTAPHTGGGCVMMPRTGGGGVTAPHTGGGGVMVPRTGGGGVTAPRTGGGGVTAPHTEEGGVTVLHTGRGGVTALHTQGGGVTAPHTRGGGVMVLHTGGGGVTVPYTGGDGVTAPNTGGGGVTAPHTGGDGVTAPYTGGASIMAPHTGGGGVTVPYTGGDGVTVPNTGGGGVTAPYTGGASVMAPHTGRAGVTTPHTGGGGVMVPHTGEGDVTVSHTGEGGVMAPHTGEGGVMAPRTGGGGVMAPRTGGGGVTSPRIGGGGVTALHTGGGSVMVLHRGGGGVMVLHTRGGGVTAPHTGGGGVTVPYTGGDSVPAPNTGGGGVTAPHTGGAGVMAPHTGGAVVMAPHTGRGGATASHTVEGGVTASHTREGAVTVPRTGGGGVTVPRTGGGGVTVPRTGGGGVTVPRTGGGGVKVLHIGGKGVTAPHTGGGGVTAPHTGGGGVTAPHTGGGGVTAPHTGGAGVTTPHTGGGGVMALCTGGGGVMVLHRGGGGVTVPRTGGGGVMAPCTGG, translated from the coding sequence ATGGTGCCCCGCACAGGAGGAGGTGGTGTAACGGCACCCCACACAGGAGGAGGTGGTGTAATGGTGCTCCACACAGGAGGAGGTGGTGTAACGGTGCTCCATACACAAGGAGGTGGTGTAACGGCGCTCCACACAGTAGGAGGTGGTGTAATGGTGCTCCACACAGTAGGAGGTGGTGTAATGGTGCCCCGCACAGGAGGAGGTGGTGTAATGGCACCCCACACAGGAGGGGGTGGTGTAACGGCACCCCACACAGGAGGAGGTTGTGTAATGATGCCCCGCACAGGAGGAGGTGGTGTAACGGCACCCCACACAGGAGGAGGTGGTGTAATGGTGCCCCGCACAGGAGGAGGTGGTGTAACGGCGCCCCGCACAGGAGGGGGTGGTGTAACGGCGCCCCACACAGAAGAAGGTGGTGTAACGGTGCTCCACACAGGAAGAGGCGGTGTAACGGCACTGCACACACAAGGAGGTGGTGTAACGGCACCCCACACAAGAGGGGGTGGTGTAATGGTGCTCCACACAGGAGGAGGTGGTGTAACAGTGCCTTACACAGGAGGAGATGGTGTAACGGCACCCaacacaggaggaggtggtgTAACGGCGCCCCACACAGGAGGAGATGGTGTAACGGCGCCCTACACAGGAGGAGCTAGTATAATGGCGCCCCACACAGGAGGAGGTGGTGTAACAGTGCCTTACACAGGAGGAGATGGTGTAACGGTGCCCaacacaggaggaggtggtgTAACGGCGCCCTACACAGGAGGAGCTAGTGTAATGGCGCCCCACACAGGACGAGCTGGTGTAACGACGCCACACACGGGAGGAGGTGGTGTAATGGTGCCCCACACAGGAGAAGGTGATGTAACGGTGTCCCACACAGGAGAAGGTGGTGTAATGGCGCCCCACACAGGAGAAGGTGGTGTAATGGCGCCCCGCACAGGAGGAGGTGGTGTAATGGCGCCCCGCACAGGAGGAGGTGGTGTAACGTCGCCCCGCATAGGAGGAGGTGGTGTAACGGCCCTCCACACAGGAGGGGGTAGTGTAATGGTGCTCCACAGAGGAGGAGGTGGTGTAATGGTGCTCCACACACGAGGAGGTGGTGTAACGGCGCCCCACACAGGAGGAGGTGGTGTAACAGTGCCTTACACAGGAGGAGATAGTGTACCGGCACCCaacacaggaggaggtggtgTAACGGCGCCCCACACAGGTGGAGCTGGTGTAATGGCGCCCCACACAGGAGGAGCTGTTGTAATGGCGCCACACACAGGAAGAGGTGGTGCAACGGCGTCCCACACAGTAGAAGGTGGTGTAACGGCGTCCCACACAAGAGAAGGTGCTGTAACGGTGCCCCGCACAGGAGGAGGTGGTGTAACGGTGCCCCGCACAGGAGGAGGTGGTGTAACGGTGCCCCGCACAGGAGGAGGTGGTGTAACGGTGCCCCGCACAGGAGGAGGTGGTGTAAAAGTGCTGCACATAGGAGGAAAAGGTGTAACAGCGCCTCACACAGGAGGTGGTGGTGTAACAGCGCCTCACACAGGAGGAGGTGGTGTAACGGCGCCTCACACAGGAGGAGGTGGTGTAACGGCGCCTCACACAGGAGGAGCTGGTGTAACAACGCCACACACGGGAGGAGGTGGTGTAATGGCGCTCTGCACAGGAGGAGGTGGTGTAATGGTGCTCCACAGAGGAGGAGGTGGTGTAACGGTGCCCCGCACTGGAGGAGGTGGTGTAATGGCGCCCTGCACAGGAGGATAA